The following are encoded together in the Candidatus Tumulicola sp. genome:
- a CDS encoding LCP family protein, whose translation MGKHLAPLDPDTHRRTGIWRRVLMVVGLLVIAGGSALAAYAFFEHKNPVVAITQMFVPSPEQVFGKQNILVLVEGLDYDYTAKDEEFSTNSRSDAIWAVNLDFRTKRIYQLSIPRDMEATLPNGAHAKINEAQSDGGIKEARNVISQFLGIPGFDRYVILRIDATREFVNAVGGVDVVVKNSNCLRYKTDCTGQTIDYDDNWGHLHIHLKEGMQHLNGDQAVAYMRFRHDWCSDPCRIMRQQQVMHAMASRMRGDRLNLIMHVGDLMNIFHKYVQTDFSNSELLAIASHYQGVPDASIINKQVPYTDTVELPNYGDTLVPDDAAKQQLVASMLLAPPAPEPSPDAMALAAIPPATLRVDVENGSGVAGAGKRVAGALAKAGFVVSTVGNAERSDYTASEIHEHSTVSFAGARVRAALPAAFSKATVVPDPSPSGSPDAQATATTTDVTVIVGEDLAKEPLQAKSPPSLPNL comes from the coding sequence TTGGGTAAGCATTTGGCTCCGCTCGATCCGGATACGCACCGCCGTACGGGTATCTGGCGCCGCGTATTGATGGTCGTCGGATTGCTGGTTATTGCCGGCGGATCGGCGCTGGCCGCATACGCATTCTTCGAGCACAAAAATCCGGTCGTGGCGATCACGCAGATGTTCGTGCCGTCACCGGAGCAAGTGTTCGGCAAACAAAACATCTTAGTGCTGGTCGAAGGCTTGGATTACGACTACACGGCGAAGGACGAAGAATTCTCGACCAACTCGCGCAGCGACGCTATCTGGGCCGTCAATCTCGACTTTCGCACCAAGCGAATTTACCAATTATCGATTCCGCGCGACATGGAGGCGACGCTACCCAACGGTGCGCACGCCAAAATTAACGAGGCGCAATCGGACGGGGGCATCAAAGAAGCCCGCAACGTCATCTCGCAGTTTTTAGGCATTCCGGGCTTCGACCGGTACGTGATCCTGCGTATCGACGCGACTCGCGAATTCGTCAACGCCGTCGGCGGCGTGGATGTCGTCGTCAAAAACTCAAACTGCCTGCGATACAAAACCGATTGCACCGGCCAGACGATCGACTACGACGATAATTGGGGCCACCTGCACATTCATCTCAAAGAGGGCATGCAGCACCTCAACGGCGATCAGGCCGTCGCGTACATGCGCTTCCGGCACGATTGGTGCAGCGATCCGTGCCGCATCATGCGCCAACAGCAAGTGATGCACGCCATGGCCTCGCGAATGCGTGGCGACCGTCTGAATCTGATCATGCACGTGGGCGACTTGATGAATATTTTCCACAAGTACGTGCAGACGGATTTCTCGAATTCGGAACTATTGGCGATCGCTTCGCATTACCAAGGGGTTCCCGACGCCTCGATCATCAACAAGCAAGTGCCGTACACCGACACGGTCGAGTTGCCGAACTACGGCGACACGCTCGTGCCCGACGACGCGGCAAAACAACAACTGGTCGCGAGCATGTTGTTGGCTCCGCCGGCACCCGAACCGTCGCCCGACGCGATGGCTTTGGCCGCGATCCCTCCCGCGACGCTACGGGTAGACGTCGAAAACGGCAGCGGCGTGGCGGGCGCGGGTAAGCGTGTCGCGGGCGCTTTAGCGAAGGCCGGCTTCGTCGTTTCGACGGTTGGAAACGCAGAACGTTCGGATTATACCGCGAGCGAGATCCACGAGCACTCGACCGTATCGTTTGCGGGCGCGCGCGTGCGTGCCGCCTTGCCCGCCGCGTTCTCCAAGGCGACCGTCGTTCCGGATCCCTCGCCCTCCGGTTCTCCCGACGCACAAGCGACCGCGACGACGACCGACGTAACCGTAATCGTCGGCGAAGATCTTGCGAAAGAGCCGTTGCAGGCCAAATCGCCTCCTAGCCTCCCGAATTTGTGA
- a CDS encoding polysaccharide deacetylase family protein — protein MLPKSPSIRAAIALLLVVAIAYGGWRLLVHGSNTPPALVTPKTNVHSEISEDVPSRLHRIAEDLPLRNRDSRPRLIALTFDDGPYPIFTPLLLDTLRDLHVPATFFLIGHDAVQWPEITRRIEANGDEVADHTYTHPDLDRESDATVRSEILRGRDVLWQFTHDPSVRTLMRPPHGRYTERTLKVAQSLGYSVVLWTDDSGDWRTLTSAQIQRHLLAHATAPEIVLLHSGKLATIEALPEVVARFEQAGYTFLTVGQLLRQVTPTELNHPLRRPV, from the coding sequence ATGCTCCCGAAGTCTCCGTCTATTCGCGCGGCGATCGCGCTGCTGCTCGTCGTGGCCATTGCCTACGGCGGGTGGCGATTGCTCGTGCACGGCAGTAACACTCCGCCCGCATTGGTGACGCCCAAGACCAACGTACATAGCGAAATCTCCGAAGACGTTCCGTCGCGGTTGCACCGGATCGCAGAAGATTTGCCGTTGCGAAACCGCGACAGCCGTCCCCGCCTGATCGCGCTCACATTCGATGACGGCCCCTATCCGATCTTTACGCCGCTGCTACTCGACACGCTGCGCGACTTGCACGTGCCGGCGACATTTTTTCTGATCGGTCACGACGCCGTGCAGTGGCCGGAGATTACCCGACGCATCGAGGCCAACGGCGACGAGGTCGCGGATCATACGTACACACACCCGGATCTCGATCGCGAATCGGATGCGACCGTGCGATCGGAGATTCTCCGGGGCCGCGATGTGTTGTGGCAATTCACCCACGACCCCTCGGTGCGCACGCTGATGCGGCCGCCGCATGGCCGGTACACGGAGCGGACGCTGAAGGTGGCTCAGTCGCTGGGTTATTCGGTTGTTCTGTGGACCGACGATAGCGGCGACTGGCGAACGCTGACCTCAGCCCAAATCCAGCGGCACCTCTTAGCCCACGCCACTGCCCCGGAGATCGTTTTGCTACATAGTGGAAAACTCGCCACGATCGAGGCGCTGCCCGAAGTGGTCGCTCGCTTCGAACAAGCCGGCTATACGTTCTTGACCGTCGGACAGCTGCTTCGGCAGGTGACGCCCACCGAGCTCAACCATCCGCTCAGGCGCCCGGTCTGA